Below is a genomic region from Sphingopyxis terrae subsp. terrae NBRC 15098.
CATCGAAACCGGTACTTCGGCAAGGGCGCCGAGCGCCATCGCCTCCATCGCGCGCTGCGTCATGGGGCCGTCGATGCCGTCGATGCGCGCCCATAAGTCGAGCGCGCGGCGCAGCGGCAGTTCGGCATCGAGCGCCGCGGCTTCGTCGATCAGCGCGCAGCGTTCGTGCCGCGTCACCGTGCCCGCGGCGGCGCGGAGCAGGCCCGCGGCAACGCGGATCAGGCTCGATTTTCCGGCACCGTTGGGGCCACGCAGCCACAGCGCCTCGCCGCGCGCAAGCGCCAGCGACAGGCCTTCGAAGAGCAGCCGGTCGCCGCGGATGCAGGCAATGCGGTCGAGCTTAAGCAACAGCGTCACGCCATGTTTTCCAGCGCGTGCATATCGTCGTCCGAAAAGCCGAAATGATGTCCGATTTCGTGGATCAGGACGTGGCGCACCAGCCAGTCGAGCCGTTCGCCGCCTTCGATCCATTCGACCAGGATCGGGATGCGATAGAGCGTCACCCGGTCGGGCATGCCGCCGCTCATGTCGATGCTGCGCTCGGTCAGCGGCCGGCCTTCGTAGAGGCCGGTCAGATCATAGGGATGTTCGATACCGAGCGACGCGAGCGTTTCGTCGTCGGCAAATTCCTCGATCGCGACGACCACGCCGCGGATGTGCGGCTTGAAAATATCGGGCAGCGCGGCCAGCGCCGCGTCGGCCATCGCGTGAAAGGCATCGGCATCGGGGGCGCCGCCGGTCCAGCCGTCGGGCAATCGGGAAAGGGCGGCCTTGTCGCTCATCGCGCCCTTCCTTATGGCGGGGACACGGTCTTTACCAGCGGGAGAAAGCGGATGGTTCAGAAACTCGACGATGCGGCGCGTGCGGCGCTGCTCGCGCGCTTTCCCGAATGGACGCACGAGCCGCAGCGCGACGCGATTACGCGCCGGTTCCGGTTCGACGATTTCGCGCAGGCTTTCGGCTTCATGGCGAGCGTCGCGATCATCGCCGAAAAGATGGATCACCATCCCGAATGGTCGAACGTCTATAATCGCGTCGATATCCTGTTGACCACGCACGACGCCGACGGGCTGTCCGAGCGCGACGCGCGCCTGGCGGAAGCGATCGAAGCCTTGCTCTGATCCGCCGATGATCCGCTTCGATCAGGCTTATCGCACGCTCGCCGTCGGGATCGCGATTCTGGCGGGCTTCGTCGATGCGATCGGCTTCGTCGAATCGGCGGGCTTTTTCGTGTCGTTCATGACGGGCAATTCGACCCGCCTCGCGGTCGGGGTGGCGGAGGGGCATCGCGCCGCCCTGCT
It encodes:
- the ccmA gene encoding heme ABC exporter ATP-binding protein CcmA encodes the protein MTLLLKLDRIACIRGDRLLFEGLSLALARGEALWLRGPNGAGKSSLIRVAAGLLRAAAGTVTRHERCALIDEAAALDAELPLRRALDLWARIDGIDGPMTQRAMEAMALGALAEVPVSMLSTGQRKRAAMARVIGSAAPIWMLDEPANGMDDAARTRLVAAIAAHRANGGAVLLASHFALDIPNLAELDMGARA
- a CDS encoding metallopeptidase family protein, whose product is MSDKAALSRLPDGWTGGAPDADAFHAMADAALAALPDIFKPHIRGVVVAIEEFADDETLASLGIEHPYDLTGLYEGRPLTERSIDMSGGMPDRVTLYRIPILVEWIEGGERLDWLVRHVLIHEIGHHFGFSDDDMHALENMA
- a CDS encoding 4a-hydroxytetrahydrobiopterin dehydratase; amino-acid sequence: MVQKLDDAARAALLARFPEWTHEPQRDAITRRFRFDDFAQAFGFMASVAIIAEKMDHHPEWSNVYNRVDILLTTHDADGLSERDARLAEAIEALL